The following proteins are encoded in a genomic region of Pseudomonas saponiphila:
- a CDS encoding glutamine synthetase family protein — protein MSRGQGIEALTPVAMTSLVTTDLIGVTRGRSFPSDELERYRLGGCGWVPANSALTPQDLIAEDNPWGAYGDLRLIPDLDSRVSVGPGPDATAPPLDFIHADICETDGRPWGACPRTLLRNEIERYRELGIQVTAAFEHEFNLDTGSGQRQHLAFSLEAQRQGAAFGGWLLAALRAAGVEPEMFLPEYGKQQYEITCRPTQGLAAADRAVNVREITREIARQLGQRVSFAPKTAADAVCNGVHLHLSLQDLDGQPLLYDPQAVSGDDLSSLGQHWAAGVLKHLPALCAFTAPTPLSYERLQPHHWSASYACLGLRNREASLRICPTVDIGGKPLAPQYNLEFRALDATASPHLAMAVILMAGRLGIEQTLPLNAVTDKVPDELSAEQRLASGIVPLPGSLPQALDYLRSNTELLQALPEPLLSTYFAVKQKEVSLTEHLTAAELCEHYGHLY, from the coding sequence ATGAGCCGCGGCCAGGGCATCGAGGCCCTGACGCCGGTGGCCATGACCAGCCTGGTCACCACCGACCTGATCGGCGTCACCCGCGGCCGCTCGTTCCCCAGCGACGAGCTGGAGCGCTACCGGCTCGGCGGCTGCGGCTGGGTGCCGGCCAACAGCGCCCTGACGCCCCAGGACCTGATCGCCGAGGACAACCCCTGGGGCGCCTACGGCGACCTGCGGCTGATTCCCGACCTGGACAGCCGGGTCAGCGTCGGACCCGGGCCGGATGCCACGGCGCCGCCCCTGGACTTCATCCATGCCGACATTTGCGAGACTGACGGCAGGCCCTGGGGCGCCTGCCCGCGCACCCTGCTGCGCAACGAAATAGAGCGCTACCGCGAGCTGGGCATCCAGGTCACCGCCGCCTTCGAACATGAATTCAACCTCGATACCGGCAGCGGCCAGCGCCAGCACCTGGCCTTCTCCCTGGAAGCCCAGCGCCAGGGCGCGGCCTTCGGTGGCTGGCTGCTGGCGGCGCTGCGGGCCGCCGGGGTCGAGCCGGAAATGTTCCTCCCCGAATACGGCAAGCAGCAATACGAGATCACCTGCCGCCCGACCCAGGGCCTGGCCGCCGCCGACCGCGCGGTGAACGTGCGCGAGATCACCCGGGAAATCGCCCGACAGCTCGGGCAGCGGGTCAGCTTCGCCCCCAAGACCGCCGCCGACGCGGTGTGCAACGGCGTGCACCTGCACCTGAGCCTGCAAGACCTGGACGGCCAACCGCTGCTCTACGATCCCCAGGCGGTGAGTGGCGACGACCTGTCGAGCCTGGGTCAGCACTGGGCCGCCGGGGTGCTCAAGCACCTGCCGGCGCTGTGCGCCTTTACCGCGCCTACGCCGCTGTCCTACGAGCGCCTGCAGCCCCATCACTGGAGCGCCTCCTACGCCTGCCTGGGCCTGCGCAACCGCGAAGCCTCGCTGCGCATCTGCCCCACCGTGGACATCGGCGGCAAGCCCCTGGCGCCGCAGTACAACCTGGAGTTCCGCGCCCTGGACGCCACCGCCTCGCCACACCTGGCCATGGCGGTGATCCTGATGGCCGGACGCCTGGGCATCGAACAGACGCTGCCGCTGAACGCGGTGACCGACAAGGTCCCCGATGAACTGAGCGCCGAACAACGCCTGGCCAGCGGCATCGTGCCCCTGCCGGGCAGCCTGCCCCAGGCCCTGGATTACCTGCGCAGCAACACGGAATTGCTGCAGGCTCTGCCGGAACCGCTGCTGAGCACCTATTTCGCCGTCAAACAAAAGGAAGTGTCCCTGACCGAGCACCTGACCGCTGCCGAACTCTGTGAGCACTATGGACACCTGTACTAA
- a CDS encoding N-formylglutamate amidohydrolase has translation MDTCTKSAEHGLYTEPAYHLLREDSEHPLILVCEHASHYIPPALHDLGLDKVAAREHIAWDPGALELAQSLSQALGATLIAANYSRLLIDLNRPRHAPDSIPLQSEIYQVPGNQHLDEATREYRRQQLFTPFHQRLQRIIDRRLAAGREVRVVGIHSFTPIYYSQPRSLEVGVLYGNATAYAARILEGLWTLPIKVAGNQPYEIDPLSDMTVPVHGDARGLESVLIEVRNDLLRSPEAVQCWSDRLAPLL, from the coding sequence ATGGACACCTGTACTAAATCCGCCGAGCACGGTCTCTACACCGAGCCGGCCTACCACCTGCTGCGGGAAGACTCCGAGCATCCGCTGATCCTGGTGTGCGAGCACGCCAGCCACTACATTCCACCGGCCCTGCACGACCTGGGCCTGGACAAGGTGGCGGCTCGCGAGCACATCGCCTGGGACCCGGGCGCCCTGGAACTGGCCCAGAGCCTGTCCCAGGCCCTGGGCGCGACCCTGATCGCGGCCAACTATTCGCGCCTGCTGATCGACCTCAACCGGCCGCGCCACGCCCCCGACAGCATCCCGCTGCAGAGCGAGATCTATCAGGTGCCGGGCAACCAGCACCTCGACGAGGCGACCCGCGAATACCGCCGCCAGCAGCTGTTCACGCCGTTTCACCAGCGTCTGCAACGGATCATCGACCGGCGCCTGGCCGCCGGCCGCGAAGTGCGGGTGGTGGGGATCCACAGCTTCACACCCATCTACTACAGCCAGCCGCGCTCGTTGGAAGTCGGCGTGCTGTATGGCAACGCCACGGCCTACGCCGCGCGAATACTGGAAGGTTTGTGGACCCTGCCGATAAAGGTGGCGGGCAACCAGCCTTATGAAATCGACCCCTTGAGCGACATGACCGTGCCGGTGCACGGGGATGCCCGGGGTCTGGAATCGGTGCTGATCGAGGTGCGCAACGATCTGCTGCGCAGCCCCGAAGCCGTGCAGTGCTGGAGCGACCGCCTGGCACCGCTGCTGTAA
- a CDS encoding APC family permease, translating to MEIEEFGYKQELKRGLSLRDLVVYGMIFMIPIAPFGVYGYVNQEAPGMVPLAYIIGMVAMVFTALSYGAMARAFPIAGSVYSYAQRGLNPHVGFLAGWLMLLDYLLIPPLLYVYAAMALNHLYPEVPKVGFILAFLVSATFVNLRGITFTARMNILFLLAQLVVLGIFLFYAWNALHGGAGHGQLTLAPLYSPDNFHFGLLMQGVSIAVLSFLGFDAISTLAEEVKGDPGRSVGRAALITLLVMGAIFVVQTWIATDLAAGMGFKSADTAFYEIAELAAGSWLATLTGVATALAWGVAVAITSQAAVSRLLFGMARDGKLPKVLAKVHPKHNTPHISIYLVAVLSLLICYLFINSVDTLTSLVNFGALSGFMLLHITVINFYWRRQKSGQVVRHLICPVIGFVIVCAIMYNMGVDAQKLGAIWILAGLVYLFLLNKLGSAAALPDPLKP from the coding sequence ATGGAGATTGAAGAATTCGGCTACAAACAGGAACTCAAGCGCGGGCTGAGCCTGCGTGACCTGGTGGTCTACGGGATGATTTTCATGATCCCCATCGCCCCGTTCGGGGTCTACGGCTACGTCAACCAGGAAGCCCCAGGGATGGTGCCCCTGGCCTACATCATCGGCATGGTGGCGATGGTCTTCACCGCCCTGAGCTACGGCGCCATGGCCCGCGCCTTCCCCATTGCCGGCTCGGTGTATTCCTACGCCCAGCGCGGCCTCAACCCGCATGTCGGCTTTCTCGCCGGCTGGCTGATGCTCCTGGACTACCTGCTGATCCCGCCGCTGCTCTACGTCTACGCCGCCATGGCGCTCAACCACCTGTACCCGGAAGTGCCCAAGGTCGGTTTCATCCTGGCGTTCCTGGTCAGCGCCACCTTCGTCAACCTGCGGGGCATCACCTTCACCGCGCGGATGAACATCCTGTTCCTGCTGGCGCAACTGGTGGTCCTGGGAATCTTCCTGTTCTACGCCTGGAACGCCCTGCACGGCGGCGCCGGCCACGGCCAGCTGACCCTGGCGCCGCTGTACAGCCCGGACAACTTCCACTTCGGCCTGCTGATGCAGGGCGTGTCCATCGCCGTGCTGTCGTTCCTCGGCTTCGACGCCATCTCCACGCTGGCCGAAGAGGTCAAGGGCGACCCCGGCCGCAGCGTCGGTCGCGCGGCGCTGATCACTCTGCTGGTGATGGGCGCGATCTTCGTGGTGCAGACCTGGATCGCCACCGACCTGGCCGCCGGCATGGGCTTCAAGTCCGCCGACACCGCCTTCTACGAGATCGCCGAACTGGCCGCCGGCAGCTGGCTGGCGACCCTCACCGGGGTGGCCACGGCGCTGGCCTGGGGCGTGGCGGTGGCCATTACTTCGCAGGCCGCGGTGTCGCGCCTGCTGTTCGGCATGGCCCGCGACGGCAAGTTGCCCAAGGTGCTGGCCAAGGTGCACCCGAAACACAACACCCCGCACATCAGCATCTACCTGGTGGCGGTGCTGTCGCTGCTGATCTGCTACCTGTTCATCAACTCGGTGGACACCCTGACCTCGCTGGTCAACTTCGGCGCCCTGAGCGGCTTCATGCTGCTGCACATCACCGTGATCAACTTCTACTGGCGCCGGCAGAAATCCGGCCAGGTGGTGCGCCACCTGATCTGCCCGGTGATCGGCTTCGTGATCGTCTGCGCCATCATGTACAACATGGGCGTGGACGCGCAGAAACTCGGCGCCATCTGGATCCTCGCCGGGCTGGTCTACCTGTTCCTGCTGAACAAGCTGGGCAGCGCCGCGGCCCTGCCCGATCCGCTCAAGCCATGA
- a CDS encoding arginine N-succinyltransferase: protein MLALRPVALSDLPQLLRLAGARLLGVTSLVDDETCLREKILDSLASFAKVEARQGPENYFLVLEDQDSGQLHGCSDILATAGFATPFYSLRNRPFVSSSRELNIEHAVPTLSLCQDLSEQTLLRSFHVDPALAGTPQAQLTSRARLLFIAAHPWRFADTCISEIVGYSDEAGQSPFWAAVGQHFFDLPYVEAERLCALQGRGFLAELMPQYPLYIPMLPQPAQDCIGRIHPAAREACDILVDEGFAPTQYVDLFDAGPTLQARSNQLRSIIQSRVAVSYLSPQSGQGRHWLLSNDRLQGFRAIVVPLDEAPGDVIGLDQAMLQALQLTPGEPVRGVAL from the coding sequence ATGCTGGCCTTGCGTCCGGTGGCGTTATCCGATCTGCCTCAACTGCTGCGTCTGGCCGGCGCACGCCTGCTGGGCGTGACTTCGCTGGTGGATGACGAAACCTGCCTGCGGGAAAAGATCCTCGACTCCCTGGCGTCCTTCGCCAAGGTCGAGGCCCGCCAGGGGCCGGAAAACTATTTTCTGGTGCTCGAGGACCAGGACAGCGGCCAACTGCACGGCTGCTCGGACATCCTCGCCACCGCCGGCTTTGCCACGCCCTTCTACAGCCTGCGCAACCGCCCCTTCGTCAGCAGCTCGCGAGAGCTGAACATCGAACACGCCGTGCCGACCCTGTCACTGTGCCAGGACCTCAGCGAACAGACCCTGCTGCGCAGCTTCCATGTCGATCCGGCGCTGGCGGGCACGCCCCAGGCGCAACTGACCTCCCGCGCGCGCCTGCTGTTCATCGCCGCGCACCCCTGGCGCTTTGCCGACACTTGCATCAGCGAGATCGTCGGCTACAGCGACGAGGCCGGCCAATCACCCTTCTGGGCGGCGGTGGGCCAGCACTTCTTCGACCTGCCCTATGTCGAGGCCGAACGCCTGTGCGCCTTGCAGGGTCGCGGCTTTCTCGCCGAACTGATGCCCCAGTACCCGCTGTACATCCCGATGCTGCCGCAGCCGGCCCAGGACTGCATCGGACGCATTCATCCGGCGGCCCGGGAGGCCTGCGACATCCTCGTCGACGAAGGCTTCGCGCCCACCCAGTACGTCGACCTGTTCGATGCCGGCCCGACCCTGCAGGCACGCAGCAACCAGCTGCGCTCGATCATTCAGAGCCGGGTCGCGGTCAGTTACCTGAGCCCGCAGAGCGGCCAGGGCCGCCACTGGCTGCTGAGCAACGACCGGTTGCAGGGCTTTCGCGCGATCGTCGTGCCCCTCGACGAAGCCCCGGGCGACGTGATCGGCCTGGATCAGGCGATGCTCCAGGCCCTGCAATTGACACCGGGCGAGCCGGTGCGGGGAGTGGCGTTATGA
- a CDS encoding arginine N-succinyltransferase, whose protein sequence is MIVRPVRVSDLPALLKLLQGSPRELNNLSTDPERLAHRLRWAQRTFANQVERADADYLFVLEDDDLQVIGVCAVSGAIGLREPSYHYRLGISRGRAPELGIDREIPTLFLCNEMTGQSLLCSLYLRHDQRQGYAGRLLSTARLLFVAEYPQLFGDKLVAELRGQLDSQGRSPFWDSLGRHFFKMDFQQANRLSSQGSKSFISELMPRQPLYTCLLSPDAQAAIGQAHHSTEQAVSILRGEGFNHQGCIDIFDGGPLIEAEVTKIRSVRESQTLPLLVGTPDAQAPVWLIHNRRLESCRITAAPGRLVSGCLLVDRLTAKRLQLQPGDTVRAVQAASGKRQASSCKQQLLACRLKLGAWSSQLRCVTCCPASGASCRRA, encoded by the coding sequence ATGATCGTCCGTCCGGTGCGCGTCAGCGATCTGCCGGCGCTGCTGAAGCTGCTGCAAGGCAGCCCTCGCGAGTTGAACAACCTCTCCACCGACCCCGAGCGCCTGGCTCATCGGCTGCGCTGGGCCCAGCGCACCTTCGCCAATCAGGTGGAACGGGCCGATGCCGACTACCTGTTCGTGCTGGAGGACGACGATCTGCAAGTGATCGGCGTCTGCGCTGTGAGCGGCGCCATCGGCCTGCGCGAGCCCAGCTACCACTACCGGCTGGGCATCAGCCGCGGCCGCGCCCCGGAACTGGGCATCGACAGAGAGATTCCGACCCTGTTCCTGTGCAACGAGATGACCGGGCAATCCCTGCTCTGCTCGCTGTACCTGCGCCACGACCAGCGCCAGGGCTACGCCGGGCGCCTGCTGTCCACCGCGCGCCTGCTGTTCGTCGCCGAGTACCCGCAGCTGTTCGGCGACAAACTGGTGGCCGAGTTGCGGGGCCAGCTCGACAGCCAGGGCCGTTCGCCGTTCTGGGACAGCCTGGGGCGGCACTTCTTCAAGATGGACTTCCAGCAGGCCAATCGCCTGTCCAGCCAGGGCAGCAAGTCCTTCATCAGCGAACTCATGCCGCGCCAGCCGCTGTACACCTGCCTGCTCAGCCCCGACGCCCAGGCCGCCATCGGCCAGGCCCACCACAGCACCGAACAGGCGGTGAGCATCCTGCGGGGCGAAGGTTTCAACCATCAGGGCTGCATCGACATCTTCGACGGCGGGCCGCTGATCGAGGCCGAGGTGACGAAGATCCGCAGCGTGCGTGAAAGCCAGACCCTGCCCCTGTTGGTGGGCACTCCGGACGCGCAGGCGCCGGTGTGGCTGATTCACAACCGGCGCCTGGAGAGCTGCCGCATCACCGCCGCTCCCGGGCGCCTGGTATCCGGCTGCCTGCTGGTGGACCGCCTGACCGCCAAGCGCCTGCAACTGCAGCCCGGTGACACAGTCAGAGCAGTGCAAGCGGCAAGCGGCAAGCGGCAAGCTTCAAGCTGCAAGCAACAGCTTTTAGCTTGCCGCTTGAAACTTGGAGCTTGGAGCTCGCAGCTTCGCTGCGTAACATGCTGCCCAGCTTCAGGTGCCTCATGCCGCCGTGCATGA
- a CDS encoding TonB-dependent receptor plug domain-containing protein, producing MSGALLGCLFSPLLLADDAPLELQPQSIFAPSVESTAVAEMARYGSKLEIIDRQQIERAGPSSDITRVLQMYVPGLYVAPKNGPFDYGTYSLLGGRNDDTLILLDGVRLNNRLYGGLYLDTLPANAIERIEVLKGGQSLLFGTQAVSGVINIVTRNPQTRDVSGEANLGLDSFMGTSGDARAERIVSNGLGDLGLLAYVSHNRSDGYQPFRNSAYNANTRDRKRSYEVTTFGAKAIQGFADDSRLELFYQYSDANLDFARPLNNKKTTNERIQQIATATFEQRLSEGFSYFVKGHVNDWDTRYTRINTTEGGGSKVINHNDYWGFTDWGLQAEGKAELDGGHVLLFGSDNQWFKGQDDVLKIDDNSAQANALYAQLRPVVAALPDWHPSIGVRHEKISGGESATVGMLTSLYDLSPHWQLRGQFGSAFKLPNAEQLFANEDDERGNRHLKPEKSLNAELGLDYQGSLLAGDFNASGTLFQRKIDDLIALDGIDWVNGQGRIKVRGIEIDGRWQFSPQWTLSADLTRNLVESRNGVTLSNIPGFFARSRLGFEAPDQMWGVGGAIRYIGQIDSPKKIDYGHYSVVDADAYRYLDTARQHRLSLLLENLFDRDYSTSIASNTPRVDNLGRPFTTEVRYTYRF from the coding sequence ATGAGCGGCGCCCTGCTCGGCTGCCTGTTCAGCCCCCTGCTGCTGGCGGACGACGCGCCACTGGAACTGCAGCCGCAATCGATTTTTGCCCCTTCGGTGGAGTCCACCGCCGTGGCCGAAATGGCCCGCTACGGCAGCAAGCTGGAGATCATCGATCGCCAGCAGATCGAACGCGCCGGCCCCAGCAGCGACATCACCCGGGTCCTGCAGATGTATGTGCCGGGCCTGTACGTAGCACCGAAAAACGGCCCCTTCGACTACGGCACCTATTCCCTGCTGGGGGGGCGCAACGACGACACCCTGATCCTGCTGGACGGCGTGCGCCTGAACAACCGGCTGTACGGCGGCCTGTACCTGGACACCCTGCCGGCCAACGCCATCGAGCGCATCGAGGTGCTCAAGGGCGGCCAGAGCCTGCTGTTCGGCACCCAGGCAGTGTCCGGGGTGATCAACATCGTCACCCGCAACCCGCAGACCCGCGACGTCTCCGGCGAGGCCAACCTGGGCCTGGACAGCTTCATGGGCACCAGCGGCGATGCCCGCGCCGAACGCATCGTCAGCAACGGCCTGGGCGACCTGGGCCTCTTGGCCTATGTCAGCCACAACCGCTCCGACGGTTACCAGCCGTTTCGCAACAGCGCCTACAACGCCAACACCCGGGACAGGAAACGCAGCTATGAAGTGACCACCTTCGGCGCCAAGGCGATCCAGGGCTTTGCCGACGACTCGCGGCTGGAGCTGTTCTACCAGTACAGCGACGCCAACTTGGATTTCGCCCGCCCGCTGAACAACAAGAAGACCACCAACGAGCGCATCCAGCAGATCGCCACCGCGACCTTCGAACAGCGCCTGAGCGAAGGTTTCAGCTACTTCGTCAAAGGCCATGTCAACGACTGGGACACCCGCTATACCCGCATCAACACCACCGAGGGCGGGGGCAGCAAAGTGATCAACCACAACGACTACTGGGGCTTCACCGACTGGGGCCTGCAGGCCGAGGGCAAGGCCGAACTGGACGGCGGCCACGTGCTGCTGTTCGGCAGCGACAACCAGTGGTTCAAGGGCCAGGACGACGTGCTCAAGATCGACGACAACAGCGCCCAGGCCAATGCCCTCTACGCTCAGTTGCGCCCGGTAGTGGCAGCCCTGCCCGACTGGCACCCGAGCATCGGCGTGCGTCACGAGAAGATCAGCGGCGGCGAAAGCGCCACGGTGGGCATGCTCACCTCGCTGTATGACCTCTCGCCCCACTGGCAACTGCGCGGCCAGTTCGGCAGTGCCTTCAAGCTGCCCAATGCCGAGCAACTGTTCGCCAACGAGGACGATGAACGAGGCAACCGCCACCTCAAGCCGGAAAAGAGCCTGAATGCCGAGCTGGGCCTGGACTACCAGGGCAGCCTGCTGGCCGGCGACTTCAACGCCAGCGGCACGCTGTTCCAGCGCAAGATCGACGACCTGATCGCCCTCGACGGCATCGACTGGGTCAATGGCCAGGGACGGATCAAGGTACGCGGCATCGAGATCGACGGGCGCTGGCAGTTCAGCCCGCAGTGGACCCTCTCGGCGGACCTGACCCGCAACCTGGTGGAGTCGCGCAACGGCGTGACCCTGAGCAATATCCCCGGCTTCTTCGCCCGCTCGCGGCTGGGCTTCGAAGCCCCCGACCAGATGTGGGGCGTGGGCGGGGCAATCCGCTACATCGGCCAGATCGACAGCCCGAAAAAGATCGACTACGGCCACTATTCGGTGGTCGACGCCGATGCCTATCGCTACCTCGACACGGCCCGGCAGCATCGCCTGAGCCTGCTGCTGGAAAACCTCTTCGACCGCGACTACAGCACCAGCATCGCCAGCAACACCCCACGGGTGGATAACCTGGGGCGCCCCTTCACCACCGAGGTGCGCTACACCTACCGCTTCTGA
- a CDS encoding (2Fe-2S) ferredoxin domain-containing protein, protein MHKDYQRVLFVGPGLNSGALGEAFRRELHQLRGNDASTRVIDTLDGFDSLWAAFDEPLPENGAALLVVDLEPSSDGAYLDWLRDELGRLARAHPQAPQPWVTAQALGRRGLDAAQACASIGQRERHLPCDKVNAVASDPDWSRVPPHARQVFLCTGPRCVRRGALALWKTLRRELLRLEHLETPGGVLLTRTACQFPCNLGPLLTVHPDGCWYRVRDDGEVLRLVQQHLVQGEPVAQLQIPTPYGGPAHA, encoded by the coding sequence ATGCACAAGGATTATCAACGGGTGCTGTTCGTCGGCCCCGGCCTGAACAGCGGAGCCCTGGGCGAGGCGTTTCGCCGCGAGCTTCATCAACTGCGAGGCAACGACGCCAGCACCCGGGTGATCGACACCCTGGACGGCTTCGACAGCCTCTGGGCCGCCTTCGACGAACCCTTGCCCGAGAACGGCGCGGCGCTGCTGGTGGTGGACCTGGAGCCCAGCTCCGACGGCGCCTACCTGGATTGGCTGCGCGACGAGCTGGGACGCCTGGCCCGCGCCCACCCGCAAGCGCCGCAACCGTGGGTCACCGCCCAGGCCTTGGGCCGCCGCGGGCTGGACGCGGCCCAGGCCTGCGCCAGCATTGGCCAGCGCGAACGCCACCTGCCCTGCGACAAGGTCAACGCGGTGGCCAGCGACCCGGACTGGTCACGGGTGCCGCCCCATGCCCGCCAGGTGTTCCTGTGCACCGGCCCGCGCTGCGTGCGACGCGGCGCCCTGGCGCTGTGGAAGACCCTGCGCCGCGAACTGCTGCGCCTGGAGCACCTGGAAACACCCGGCGGCGTGCTGCTGACCCGCACCGCCTGCCAATTCCCCTGCAACCTGGGACCGCTACTCACCGTGCACCCGGATGGCTGCTGGTATCGAGTACGCGATGACGGCGAAGTGCTGCGCCTGGTGCAGCAGCACCTGGTCCAGGGCGAACCGGTGGCGCAACTGCAGATTCCCACGCCCTATGG